From one Colletotrichum destructivum chromosome 3, complete sequence genomic stretch:
- a CDS encoding Putative cytochrome P450, whose protein sequence is MEVIAPPKHILSSWVESPLFRKTDLWTSLCLGAILVSVFLTLPQMRRPSRKLPHINPRATFDFFSRGQKLDFLINARRILESGRTQFPGQPYRLMTDVGETVVLPSEFVHDIRNEPGLSFQEAFANNFHPQLPGFEGFAAGTRPDELFQLVIKKRITKLLNQITEPLSAEAKFAVDHIFGSPNEWREFNIKNDILDLISRLSSRVFLGAEVCRNEDWLAITKSYTINAFLSAEILRPYPSWLRPVAHRFIPQCKTLRRQVSESKKIIEPVLERRKEVRRQAHESGEPAPTFNDGIDWFEEESRGREYNVVGAQLGLSLVAIHTTTDLLVETMLRIAEHPELFGALRQEIVEVLSADGWKKTALFNMKLMDSVLKESQRLKPITSAVMNRVATRPVTLPNGLQLQKGESCVGDIGKMHDPAVYPDPETFDGRRFARMRGDPGLDGQAHLVSTSPAQLGFGHGKHACPGRFFASNELKIALAHLLMKFDWRLTPGYEHRWQEWGLAWSADETARLVMRRREAPEIDIDAVRG, encoded by the exons ATGGAGGTGATAGCCCCTCCGAAGCACATCCTCAGCTCCTGGGTCGAGTCTCCGTTATTCAGGAAGACGGACCTCTGGACATCACTAtgcctcggcgccatcctcgtcaGCGTGTTCCTCACGTTGCCCCAGATGCGCAGGCCCTCCCGGAAACTCCCCCACATCAACCCGCGGGCCACGTTCGACTTCTTCAGCAGGGGCCAGAAGCTAGACTTCCTGATCAACGCCCGCAGGATCTTGGAGAGCGGGAGGACGCAGTTCCCCGGCCAGCCGTACCGGCTCATGACGGACGTGGGCGAGACGGTCGTCCTCCCCTCTGAGTTCGTCCACGACATCCGCAACGAACCGGGGCTCAGCTTCCAGGAAGCCTTTGCCAACAATTTCCACCCCCAGCTGCCCGGCTTCGAGGGTTTCGCCGCGGGGACCAGGCCCGACGAGCTGTTCCAGCTTGTCATCAAGAAGCGCATCACAAAGTTGTTGA ATCAGATTACCGAGCCTCTGTCCGCCGAAGCAAAGTTCGCCGTCGACCACATTTTCGGATCACCCAATG AATGGCGGGAGTTCAACATCAAGAacgacatcctcgacctcATCTCCCGCCTTTCGTCGCGCGTCTTcctcggggccgaggtgTGCCGCAACGAGGACTGGCTCGCCATCACAAAGTCCTATACCATAAACGCCTTCCTCAGCGCCGAGATTCTGCGCCCTTACCCCTCCTGGCTCCGGCCGGTGGCCCACCGGTTCATTCCGCAGTGCAAGACGCTCCGCCGGCAAGTCTCCGAGTCAAAGAAGATCATCGAGCCCGTCCTCGAGAGGCGGAAGGAGGTGCGCCGTCAGGCCCACGAGAGCGGcgagccggcgccgaccttCAACGACGGCATCGACTGGTTCGAGGAAGAGAGCCGGGGTCGCGAGtacaacgtcgtcggcgcgcaACTGGGTCTGTCGCTCGTCGCGATCCACACGACCACGGACCTGCTCGTCGAGACCATGCTGCGCATCGCCGAACACCCGGAGCTATTTGGTGCGTTGCGACAGGAGATCGTCGAGGTGCTGAGTGCCGACggctggaagaagacggcccTATTCAACATGAAGCTCATGGACAGCGTCCTGAAGGAGTCCCAGAGACTCAAGCCCATCACGTCTG CTGTCATGAACCGCGTCGCCACCCGCCCCGTCACCCTTCCCAACGGGCTCCAGCTACAAAAGGGCGAGAGCTgcgtcggcgacatcggcAAGATGCACGACCCGGCCGTGTACCCGGACCCGGAGACCTTTGACGGCCGCCGCTTCGCGCGGATGCGCGGCGACccgggcctcgacggccaggCGCATCTCGTCAGCACGTCGCCCGCGCAGCTCGGCTTCGGGCACGGCAAGCACGCGTGCCCAGGCCGCTTCTTCGCCAGCAACGAGCTCAAGATCGCGCTGGCGCACCTGCTGATGAAGTTCGACTGGCGGCTGACGCCCGGGTACGAGCACCGGTGGCAGGAGTGGGGGCTCGCGTGGTCCGCGGACGAGACGGCGAGGCTGGTGATGAGGCGCAGGGAGGCCCCCGAGATCGACATCGACGCGGTCCGCGGGTGA
- a CDS encoding Putative Tail specific protease, ClpP/crotonase-like domain superfamily yields MVSPSLLFLLLPGAALVKAQCAADNCLRALNATQTPGRIASAQAFCATFTQPTAAANASIPGYASEHCGGALGSELSSRLSSACSCIAPSSARATTSTAVYATVTPTPKYPCHNSTSTRLGSGTWTGIRTGTGTGTFITVVNPTSTSVDGGGRPTGEPCALVSDLWAKQVSAADPYPSVGAELAYACLKSVPLHKEVAVALVDAIRPYLEWQSSLVYIKNPPADYKPGAFYLLGHLGKIREKLVADGYHGEIDFQEDLFEMTAKTRDGHFAFLPDALTKVFRFGRPFALVSYAQDPLSMPVIKILDEVKAVGDEARTVSRINGVDASAFIQGLVNQASATQDLDAAYNYIPWSLGATGAFHMLGWHNYQYPGESTTLEYATGERSSAANFAVVAVPFANVTDGESFYRRFCALGQPVVPGAPRVSVPVSKRNVLQFGQDPDPIVKSYDNAVSGYYLDGDGYEDVAVLNVASFRTRSTRIFQKTVDSFLEACRADGKSKIIVDLRMNAGGIILQGYDLFRQFFPHMEQDGFSRWRENGAFMTMAEVNSAAAGNIVPEDRDTPALAGLWHNPWNYQSGVNMTNQPFTSFDAKFSPWMWEGDPYTALMREDLANPFITASLGIDITGYGSRRNFTQPFESRDIILLTDGFCASTCSIFASGMKIQGNVKTVVMGGRPNGGVMQCVGGTKGSMVLSFNAIYESSRNLMATNYTNLTSEQEASLSQLTALPMLRSAGATLNVRDQILRNEVGTGIPAHFVNEPADCRLYWTLGMLGDMREIWKAAANSAWNGAGCIARTGFGESRLRDQSSSKSAAAAHWPEIKVISAIDVGLGEGLLEDDSDWDPEETFMF; encoded by the exons ATggtctctccctcccttctttttctccttctcccaggGGCTGCGCTGGTGAAAGCGCAGTGTGCCGCCGACAACTGCCTCCGCGCCCTCAACGCCACGCAGACCCCGGGACGCATCGCCTCTGCCCAGGCCTTCTGCGCGACCTTCACccagccgacggcggcggcgaacgCCTCGATCCCTGGATATGCCTCGGAGCACTGCGGTGGTGCCTTGGGGAGTGAGCTCTCGTCCCGTCTGTCAAGTGCGTGCTCGTGTATCGCACCCAGCTCGGCCAGGGCTACTACCTCCACAGCCGTGTATGCTACCGTGACTCCGACGCCCAAGTATCCGTGCCACAACTCGACATCCACACGGCTGGGAAGCGGTACGTGGACGGGTATCCGTACGGGTACGGGGACCGGAACCTTCATCACTGTGGTCAACCCAACTTCGACCTCCGTAGACGGCGGAGGGCGTCCTACGGGAGAGCCCTGCGCGCTGGTCAGCGACTTATGGGCGAAACAAGTCTCAGCTGCCG ATCCTTATCCTAGCGTGGGGGCAGAGCTCGCGTATGCATGCCTGAAGTCGGTGCCTCTCCATAAAGAAGTTGCAGTCGCCCTAGTCGACGCAATCAGGCCATACCTCGAGTGGCAGTCTAGCCTCGTCTATATCAAAAACCCACCGGCTGACTACAAGCCCGGTGCCTTTTATCTTCTCGGCCACCTCGGAAAGATCCGGGAGAaactcgtcgccgacggaTACCATGGCGAGATCGACTTCCAGGAGGACCTCTTCGAGATGACGGCCAAGACCCGCGACGGGCATTTTGCCTTCTTACCGGATGCCTTGACCAAGGTTTTTCGGTTTGGTCGGCCCTTTGCGCTCGTGTCGTACGCCCAAGACCCCCTCTCGATGCCCGTCATCAAAATCTTggacgaggtcaaggccgtcggtGACGAGGCGAGGACCGTGTCGAGGATCAATGGCGTCGATGCCTCGGCCTTCATCCAGGGTCTCGTCAACCAGGCCTCGGCCACTCAGGATCTGGACGCGGCCTACAACTACAT TCCATGGAGTCTCGGCGCCACAGGAGCGTTCCACATGTTGGGCTGGCATAACTACCAGTACCCCGGCGAGAGCACGACTTTAGAGTACGCCACGGGAGagcgcagcagcgccgccaaCTTTGCAGTCGTTGCGGTTCCCTTCGCCAACGTCACAGACGGCGAATCCTTCTATCGAAGGTTCTGTGCGTTGGGGCAGCCGGTCGTCCCAGGCGCCCCTCGTGTTTCGGTACCAGTTTCCAAGAGAAACGTGTTGCAGTTTGGACAGGATCCGGACCCTATTGTAAAGAGTTACGACAATGCCGTGTCGGGCTACTAtctggacggcgacgggtATGAGGATGTGGCCGTCCTCAACGTCGCCTCCTTCAGGACGAGGAGCACAAGGATTTTCCAGAAGACGGTCGACTCCTTTCTCGAGGCTTGCAGAGCTGATGGAAAGTCCAAGATCATCGTTGACCTGCGAATGAACGCCGGCGGAATCATCCTCCAGGGGTACGACCTGTTCCGCCAGTTCTTTCCACACATGGAGCAGGACGGGTTCAGCCGGTGGAGAGAGAACGGCGCGTTCATGACGATGGCCGAGGTCAACTCTGCCGCAGCCGGGAATATCGTCCCCGAAGACCGCGATACCCCGGCGCTTGCGGGGCTCTGGCACAACCCATGGAACTACCAGTCAGGCGTGAACATGACCAACCAGCCCTTCACGTCCTTCGACGCCAAGTTCAGTCCCTGGATGTGGGAGGGCGACCCATACACAGCCCTAATGAGAGAGGATCTAGCAAACCCATTCATAACCGCCAGTCTTGGAATCGATATCACGGGTTACGGGAGCCGGCGGAACTTCACGCAACCATTCGAATCCAGGGACATCATCCTCTTGACCGACGGTTTTTGtgcctcgacctgctccatCTTTGCGTCTGGGATGAAAATCCAAGGAAACGTCAAGACGGTAGTGATGGGAGGTCGGCCGAACGGCGGGGTCATGCAATGTGTTGGCGGTACCAAGGGGTCCATGGTCCTTAGTTTCAACGCCATCTATGAATCATCTCGAAACCTGATGGCGACAAATTATACGAATCTGACTTCAGAGCAGGAGGCTTCGCTGTCACAGCTGACGGCTTTGCCTATGCTTCGAAGCGCCGGCGCGACTTTGAATGTACGTGACCAGATTTTGCGCAACGAAGTCGGAACCGGTATTCCCGCACACTTTGTCAATGAGCCAGCCGACTGTCGTCTTTACTGGACGCTTGGTATGTTGGGTGATATGAGGGAGATATGGAAGGCTGCCGCCAACTCGGCGTGGAATGGGGCTGGTTGCATCGCTAGAACAGGCTTCGGAGAGTCAAGGCTTCGCGATCAGTCGTCGAGCAagtcggccgcggcggcgcatTGGCCGGAGATCAAGGTGATCTCAGCGATTGATGTTGGTTTGGGCGAAGGCCTCCTGGAAGACGATTCTGACTGGGACCCCGAGGAAACTTTCATGTTCTGA
- a CDS encoding Putative AAA+ ATPase domain, armadillo-like helical, ABC transporter, TOG domain-containing protein, translating to MSSENAQSVKVLDELFQKLTISKEAADVKEASSALASFINGRIEDQDVPTKSIEAVRKLFNNKKDAGAREKAAVAITSIAQHAEVSAHVEPFLVALLPDVLAASGDKITAVKNAANQAALAIAEAINPNAVKGLFEPVKKSLLEAQKWQEKMAALDVLETVVRTAPAQVGYRVPDLIPVVSESMWDTKKEVKERAYKTMEQICQLIVNRDIERFIPELIKCIAKPENVPETVHLLGATTFVTEVQEPTLALMVPLLDRGLAERETAIKRKAAVIVDNMCKLVDDPNIVAPFLPKMMPGLQKNYDNLADPEAREKTKQALDTLTRVGNVVDGKIPEVRHDSDLDVVLPKLKESIPAKYKAKAEKLDIILQYAANIAGQLIDEKEIESIVWVEALKPYIAVVVGDEDAQKVVDDFRKRASPGAAEEAEVDPDDEEGEDLCNCTFSLAYGAKILLNQTHLRLKRGQRYGLCGPNGSGKSTLMRAINNEQVEGFPKQSEVKTVFVEHDLDSADTEMTTIEWTMKKLQDAGVETSQADVEAKLNEFGFTENMVKGEISALSGGWKMKLALCRAVFEAPDILLLDEPTNHLDVKNVKWLEEYLQNSPCTSIIVSHDSAFLDNVCQHIVHYERFKLKRYRGNLKEFVKKNPAAKSYYELSDSEMEFTFPEPGFLEGVKTKAKAILRATKMTFQYPGTSKPQIQDISFQCSLGSRIAVIGPNGAGKSTLINVLTGELIPTQGEIYQHENIRIAYIKQHAFAHIDNHLDKTPSEYIQWRFQTGEDRETMDRANKIITDADEEAMNKIFKIEGTQRRIIGINSRRKFKNSYEYECSFAIGDNVGQKNERWTPMMSADNVWLPRNELLASHQKMVADVDMKEALASGQFRPLVRKEIETHCANFGLDAELVSHSRMRGLSGGQRVKVVLAACSWQRPHLIVLDEPTNYLDRDSLGALSKALKKFEGGVIIITHSAEFTKNITEEVWAVMDGKMTPSGHNWVQGQGAGPRLKGDDADEEEKFDAMGNKIVSTKKKVKLSSSELRKKKKDRMARRKRGEEVFSDEDDI from the exons ATGTCTTCCGAGAACGCCCAGTCCGTCAAGGTTTTGGACGAGCTTTTCCAGAAGCTCACCATCTCCAAGGAGGCTGCCGATGTCAAGGAGGCTTCCTCCGCCCTGGCCTCTTTCATCAACGGCCGCATCGAGGATCAGGATGTTCCCACCAA GAGCATTGAGGCCGTGAGGAAGCTcttcaacaacaagaagGACGCTGGCGCCCGTGAGAAGGCTGCCGTTGCCATCACCTCCATCGCACAGCACGCCGAGGTCTCTGCTCACGTCGAgcccttcctcgtcgcccttctcCCCGATGTCCTTGCCGCTTCCGGCGACAAGATCACCGCGGTCAAGAATGCTGCCAACCAGGCTGCCCTCGCCAttgccgaggccatcaaccCCAACGCTGTCAAGGGTCTCTTCGAGCCCGTCAAGAAGtccctcctcgaggcccagaagtggcaggagaagatggctgctctcgacgtcctcgagacCGTCGTCCGCACCGCCCCCGCCCAGGTCGGCTACCGCGTCCCCGACCTCAtccccgtcgtctccgagtcCATGTGGGACACCAAGAAGGAGGTGAAGGAGCGCGCCTACAAGACCATGGAGCAGATCTGCCAGCTCATTGTCAACCGTGATATCGAGCGCTTCATCCCCGAGCTCATCAAGTGTATCGCCAAGCCCGAGAACGTCCCCGAGACCGTTCACTTGCTCGGTGCCACCACCTTCGTCACTGAGGTCCAGGAGCCCACTCTTGCCCTCATGGTtcccctcctcgaccgtgGTCTTGCCGAGCGCGAGACTGCCATCAAGCGTAAGGCTGCCGTCATTGTCGACAACATGTgcaagctcgtcgacgaccccAACATTGTCGCTCCTTTCTTGCCCAAGATGATGCCCGGTCTCCAGAAGAACTACGACAACTTGGCCGACCCCGAGGCCCGTGAGAAGACCAAGCAGGCCCTCGACACCCTTACCCGTGtcggcaacgtcgtcgaTGGCAAGATCCCCGAGGTCCGCCACGACTCCGACCTGGATGTCGTCCTCCCCAAGCTCAAGGAGTCTATCCCCGCCAAGTACAAGGCCAAGGCTGAGAAGCTCGACATCATCCTCCAGTACGCTGCCAACATTGCTGGCCAGCTGatcgacgagaaggagatcGAGTCCATCGTCTGGGTCGAGGCCCTCAAGCCCtacatcgccgtcgtcgtcggcgacgaggacgcccaGAAGGTCGTTGACGACTTCCGCAAGCGCGCCTCTCccggtgccgccgaggaggctgaGGTTGACcccgatgatgaggagggtGAGGACCTCTGCAACTGCACCTTCTCCCTCGCCTACGGTGCCAAGATCCTGCTCAACCAGACCCACCTCCGTCTCAAGCGTGGCCAGCGCTACGGTCTTTGCGGCCCCAACGGTTCCGGCAAGTCCACCTTGATGCGCGCCATCAACAACGAGCAGGTCGAGGGTTTCCCCAAGCAGTCCGAGGTCAAgaccgtcttcgtcgagcaCGACCTCGACTCCGCCGACACTGAGATGACCACCATTGAGTGGACCATGAAGAAGCTTCAGGACGCTGGTGTCGAGACCTCccaggccgacgtcgaggccaagctgAACGAGTTCGGCTTCACCGAGAACATggtcaagggcgagatcTCCGCCCTCTCTGGTGGTTGGAAGATGAAGCTCGCCCTGTGCCGTGCCGTCTTCGAGGCCCCCGATAtcctgcttctcgacgagcccACCAACCACTTGGACGTGAAGAACGTCAAGTGGCTCGAGGAGTACCTCCAGAACTCCCCCTGCacctccatcatcgtctcccACGACTCTGCCTTCCTCGACAACGTCTGCCAGCACATCGTCCACTACGAGCGCTTCAAGCTCAAGCGCTACCGTGGTAACCTGAAGGAGTTCGTCAAGAAGAACCCCGCCGCCAAGTCGTACTACGAGCTCAGCGACTCCGAGATGGAGTTCACCTTCCCCGAGCCCGGTTTCCTCGAGGGTgtcaagaccaaggccaaggccatcctGCGTGCCACCAAGATGACGTTCCAGTACCCTGGCACCAGCAAGCCCCAGATCCAGGACATCTCGTTCCAGTGCTCTCTCGGCTCCCGTATTGCCGTCATTGGCCCCAACGGTGCCGGCAAGTCGACGCTCATCAACGTCCTCACCGGTGAGCTCATCCCCACGCAGGGTGAGATCTACCAGCACGAGAACATCCGTATCGCCTACATCAAGCAGCACGCCTTCGCCCACATCGATAACCACCTGGACAAGACCCCCTCCGAGTACATCCAGTGGCGTTTCCAGACTGGTGAGGATCGTGAGACGATGGACCGTGCCAACAAGATCATCACCGACGCTGATGAGGAGGCCATGAACAAGATCTTCAAGATCGAGGGCACCCAGCGCcgcatcatcggcatcaactCCCGCAGAAAGTTCAAGAACTCTTACGAGTACGAGTGCtccttcgccatcggcgacaaCGTCGGCCAGAAGAACGAGCGCTGGACCCCCATGATGTCTGCCGACAACGTCTGGCTGCCCCGTAACGAGCTCCTGGCTTCTCACCAGAAGATGGttgccgacgtcgacatgaAGGAGGCCCTCGCCTCCGGTCAGTTCCGCCCCCTGGTCCGCAAGGAGATCGAGACCCACTGCGCCAacttcggcctcgacgccgagctggtTTCCCACTCGCGCATGCGCGGTCTGTCCGGTGGCCAGCGTGTCaaggtcgtcctcgccgcctgctCTTGGCAGCGTCCCCACTTgatcgtcctcgacgagcccaCCAACTACCTCGACCGTGACTCTCTCGGTGCCCTGTCCAAGGCCCTCAAGAAGTTCGAGGGTGGTGTCATCATCATTACCCACTCTGCTGAGTTCACCAAGAACATCACGGAGGAGGTCTGGGCCGTCATGGACGGCAAGATGACTCCTTCCGGCCACAACTGGGTCCAGGGCCAGGGCGCTGGTCCCCGTCTCAAGggtgacgatgccgacgaggaggagaagttCGACGCCATGGGCAACAAGATTGTCagcaccaagaagaaggtcaagCTGTCGTCTTCCGAGCtccgcaagaagaagaagg ACCGCATGGCGCGCCGCAAGCGTGGTGAGGAGGTCTtctccgacgaggacgacatctAA